A DNA window from Heliomicrobium undosum contains the following coding sequences:
- a CDS encoding WecB/TagA/CpsF family glycosyltransferase: MRILVIHNQYREAGGEDQSTRAEVELLRRFGHEVRLLERSNREIDGYGWWQMIRLFYRSAWNEDAVQEVRQAVQDWKADIVHVHNFFPLFSPAIHIGAQQAGAATVQHLRNFRLICINGVLRCKGARCERCLGKSPVRGVIHRCYRHSFLASAAVAHMLQVHRCRRLWREAVDAFIVMGEHSRQIFVAGGIPADRLYVKPNFVDKRDQEEADITEGEGALYVGRLSEEKGVGILIEAWRHFDGWRGGDHSLTVIGDGPLRTALEQAARGLPVIFTGVLPLDQVMERMKKSRLVIVPSTCHETFGRTVVEAYACGRPVVATRLGNLPDIVADGITGFLVEPENAADLAEKTKRLLEDSALARRMGSAAHNEYRQRFTAEKNYHALMAIYQDALARLKILATPWRSILGIRVDGINAEPAVRKILDWAEKGESRYVCAATVHMIMEAFDDKAYRDVLHGADLVVPDGMPLAWMLKAEGLSRQRRVYGPDLTVALCQAAEQERIPVAFYGSSPETLQRLMENMRRRFPSLLIAHASSPPFSPTLDQDLSDVPELAASGARILFVGLGCPKQERWMARRKGHLPAVMVGVGAAFDFHAGTLRQAPPWVQQLGMEWFFRLLMEPTRLWKRYLKHNPRFMYYAFLQLTRLKRWLIHDPDPLSTTKQESSRCITK; encoded by the coding sequence ATGCGCATTCTCGTCATTCACAATCAGTACCGTGAAGCGGGAGGAGAGGATCAGTCGACCCGGGCCGAAGTGGAACTGCTGCGGCGATTCGGTCATGAGGTCCGGTTGCTCGAACGTTCTAACCGGGAGATCGACGGCTATGGTTGGTGGCAAATGATCCGGCTCTTCTATCGGTCTGCCTGGAACGAAGATGCAGTGCAGGAAGTGCGGCAGGCCGTTCAAGACTGGAAGGCAGATATTGTCCATGTTCATAATTTTTTCCCCCTCTTTTCACCGGCGATCCATATCGGCGCGCAGCAGGCTGGAGCGGCGACGGTGCAGCACCTCCGTAACTTTCGTCTTATTTGTATCAACGGTGTGTTGCGCTGCAAGGGAGCACGCTGTGAGCGATGCCTTGGGAAGTCGCCTGTAAGGGGGGTCATCCATCGCTGTTACCGCCATTCCTTCCTCGCATCCGCTGCAGTGGCCCATATGCTGCAGGTCCACCGGTGTCGCCGCCTCTGGCGCGAGGCAGTGGATGCCTTTATCGTCATGGGAGAGCATTCGCGACAAATCTTCGTCGCCGGCGGTATCCCGGCCGATCGTCTCTATGTGAAACCGAATTTTGTCGATAAACGCGATCAGGAAGAGGCTGATATCACAGAAGGGGAAGGGGCGCTGTATGTCGGACGGCTGTCGGAAGAAAAAGGCGTGGGCATATTGATTGAAGCCTGGCGTCATTTCGATGGCTGGCGCGGCGGCGACCACTCGTTGACCGTCATCGGCGACGGTCCGCTCCGGACTGCGTTAGAACAGGCTGCGCGCGGATTGCCCGTCATCTTTACCGGCGTCTTGCCATTGGATCAGGTGATGGAGAGGATGAAGAAAAGCCGGCTCGTTATCGTACCTTCCACCTGCCACGAGACCTTTGGTCGGACGGTTGTAGAAGCCTACGCCTGCGGGAGGCCGGTGGTGGCGACCCGCCTGGGGAATTTGCCTGACATCGTCGCCGACGGCATTACCGGATTTCTGGTTGAGCCGGAGAACGCGGCTGATCTGGCGGAAAAAACGAAGCGCCTGCTTGAAGACAGCGCACTGGCTCGCCGGATGGGCAGCGCCGCCCATAATGAGTACCGGCAGCGGTTTACTGCAGAAAAGAATTACCACGCCTTGATGGCGATTTATCAGGATGCGCTGGCTAGGCTGAAAATCTTGGCTACGCCGTGGCGATCGATCCTAGGCATTCGCGTCGATGGTATCAACGCTGAACCGGCTGTCCGGAAGATCCTCGACTGGGCGGAAAAAGGGGAATCCCGCTATGTATGCGCCGCCACCGTCCATATGATCATGGAAGCCTTTGATGACAAGGCATACCGGGATGTCTTACACGGCGCCGATCTGGTCGTTCCTGATGGGATGCCACTCGCCTGGATGCTGAAAGCGGAAGGGCTTTCCCGACAGCGCCGGGTCTATGGCCCCGATCTTACCGTAGCGCTTTGCCAGGCAGCCGAGCAAGAGCGGATCCCTGTCGCCTTTTACGGCAGTTCTCCCGAAACGCTTCAGCGCCTGATGGAGAACATGCGCCGCCGATTCCCTTCGTTGCTGATCGCCCATGCCAGTTCGCCGCCTTTTTCGCCGACCCTTGATCAGGATCTCTCTGATGTTCCCGAATTAGCGGCTTCCGGCGCCCGCATTTTATTCGTCGGCCTCGGGTGTCCTAAGCAGGAACGCTGGATGGCGCGTCGCAAAGGACACTTGCCTGCGGTGATGGTGGGGGTAGGCGCCGCTTTTGATTTCCATGCCGGCACACTCCGCCAAGCGCCGCCATGGGTGCAGCAGCTCGGAATGGAGTGGTTTTTTCGCCTGCTGATGGAGCCCACGCGTCTGTGGAAGCGGTATCTGAAACACAACCCCCGTTTTATGTATTATGCTTTCCTCCAACTGACTAGGTTGAAGCGATGGCTCATACATGACCCAGACCCTTTATCTACAACAAAGCAGGAATCTTCCCGTTGTATAACGAAGTGA
- a CDS encoding glycosyltransferase family 4 protein, whose translation MKALMITLCAYSRTGGMERFNQRIIRSLSEMDGVQAQVFSLWDDNCSSDLGGHVTYAGFRSDKLRFLLRFAGALLSFRPDAVLVQHVLFAWLHPLIRLLCPNAEILLFVHGTEVWQRPSPLFRRLVALVDRVVSVSRFTTEKMVDAYDIPESRFALLQNVFELREFPTDKPLDLRERFPQLFQVNQSAVKHRLLTVTRLSGRYKGERETIMALPAILRLFPDTHYYIVGNGPLADPLGDLTRQVSVAEHVHFLGAVTDEELAKIYAACDIFVMPSKGEGFGIVYLEAAAHRLPSVAGNVDGSVEAVVDGETGLLVDPDDVPAIANTIIELLQDPEKRLQMGEKGYRRVIESFSHKRFHRTFESILCSRGASTNAHSRHSQSVP comes from the coding sequence GTGAAAGCGCTGATGATCACCCTATGCGCCTACTCCCGAACGGGTGGTATGGAGCGGTTCAATCAGCGGATCATCCGTTCCCTCTCGGAGATGGACGGTGTGCAGGCGCAGGTGTTCTCCCTCTGGGATGACAACTGCTCGTCAGACCTGGGCGGGCATGTAACCTACGCGGGATTTCGTTCTGATAAATTGCGGTTTCTCCTGCGCTTTGCCGGCGCGTTGCTGTCTTTTCGACCTGATGCGGTCCTTGTCCAGCATGTCCTCTTCGCTTGGTTGCATCCCTTGATCCGCCTCCTCTGTCCGAACGCGGAGATCCTGCTCTTTGTTCACGGGACCGAGGTCTGGCAGAGACCATCGCCACTGTTTCGCCGGCTGGTGGCGCTGGTTGATCGGGTTGTCTCTGTCAGCCGATTTACCACGGAAAAGATGGTCGATGCCTACGACATCCCGGAGTCCCGCTTCGCGCTGTTGCAAAACGTCTTTGAACTCCGGGAGTTCCCTACAGACAAGCCACTTGATCTCCGGGAAAGGTTTCCCCAACTGTTCCAGGTGAACCAATCGGCAGTGAAGCATCGCCTTCTGACAGTGACACGGCTGTCTGGTCGATATAAGGGAGAAAGGGAGACGATCATGGCGTTGCCGGCGATCCTGCGTCTTTTTCCCGACACCCATTATTACATCGTTGGCAATGGTCCTCTGGCCGACCCCCTCGGTGATCTGACCAGGCAGGTGTCTGTGGCGGAGCATGTTCACTTTCTCGGCGCTGTGACCGATGAGGAACTGGCGAAAATCTACGCCGCCTGCGACATTTTTGTTATGCCGTCAAAAGGGGAAGGGTTCGGCATCGTCTACCTAGAGGCCGCCGCTCACCGGTTACCATCAGTGGCAGGAAATGTAGATGGAAGTGTGGAGGCTGTTGTGGACGGTGAGACAGGACTGCTCGTCGATCCCGATGATGTTCCAGCGATCGCGAATACCATCATTGAACTCTTGCAGGATCCTGAGAAACGGTTGCAGATGGGAGAAAAGGGATACCGGCGCGTCATCGAATCCTTTTCCCACAAACGGTTCCACAGGACATTCGAGAGTATCCTCTGTTCACGGGGGGCATCGACGAATGCGCATTCTCGTCATTCACAATCAGTACCGTGA
- a CDS encoding class I SAM-dependent methyltransferase, producing MQKEHLPTTAEQVIAKYHSTLRREQTLDPNAEVFIFKTFARTVEGWLPQDKGAPILEIGCGEGTFQRYLQSKGYRNLYAFDLSSENVHICHQRGLRHVCRHDALQVFDYPGPEQGWEMIVCIDLLEHLPKSELCRFITAVRHRLRPSGSVIFQTPNMASVVGLYHRYNDLTHEVGFTEKSVCDLLIASGFPPESIEVRPAWSAATWQGRLREMYLTALHRLIYLADGQATPKIPTRNLLVRATPLTEETSGEDRL from the coding sequence TTGCAAAAAGAGCACTTGCCGACGACGGCGGAACAGGTGATCGCCAAATACCACAGCACGCTCAGGCGGGAACAGACGCTGGATCCGAATGCGGAAGTTTTCATATTTAAAACCTTTGCAAGGACTGTCGAGGGTTGGCTTCCCCAAGACAAAGGAGCCCCCATCCTGGAGATTGGATGCGGAGAAGGCACATTCCAAAGATACCTGCAATCCAAGGGGTATCGGAACCTGTACGCCTTTGACCTGTCGTCCGAAAACGTGCACATCTGTCACCAGCGGGGACTCAGACATGTCTGCCGTCATGACGCTTTGCAAGTGTTTGATTATCCCGGTCCGGAACAGGGCTGGGAGATGATTGTGTGTATCGACCTGTTGGAGCACCTGCCAAAGAGTGAACTCTGCCGGTTTATCACGGCCGTCCGGCATAGGTTGCGTCCCTCGGGGAGCGTCATTTTTCAGACACCGAACATGGCTTCCGTGGTAGGGCTCTACCACCGCTACAATGACTTGACCCATGAGGTGGGTTTTACCGAAAAAAGCGTCTGTGATCTGTTGATCGCGTCCGGTTTCCCTCCGGAATCCATCGAAGTGAGGCCTGCATGGAGCGCCGCCACATGGCAGGGCAGATTGCGAGAGATGTACCTGACTGCCCTGCACCGCCTAATCTATTTAGCCGATGGGCAGGCGACTCCGAAGATACCGACACGGAACCTTCTGGTAAGGGCTACACCGCTGACGGAAGAAACATCTGGGGAGGACCGGCTGTGA
- a CDS encoding glycosyltransferase family 4 protein, whose amino-acid sequence MAVIRLCIVSSHPIQYLAPLWRALNDHPQLEVEVFYASKGGASEAVFDKGFNMPVQWDVDLLSGYRHHFLKNRPLTWLNWRFRYRCPDVKEAIRRGGFDALLLLGKEFKVYLDAFDAAVGAGIPVIYRADTPPQKSGVKRWIADRHRYSFYRNIAAFGCVGVTQYGYYEAYGIPRERLFWTPYCVDNRFFTLPDPRAGREQIRAQMGFSPSQRILVFCGKLIPLKRLGDLLQAFSRLPDREQYGVLVIGDGPLRSECEEMVHRERLEGVRFAGFKNQSDLPALYAAGDCLVLPSSSETWGLVVNEAMNLGLPIIASDGVGCAPDLVRLGENGYVYPVGDWQALAARIHELFVDDARRFAMEERSRRIVAGYSLEANVQGIWSALQFALHRKGEGDGG is encoded by the coding sequence ATGGCCGTGATTCGACTTTGCATCGTCAGTTCCCATCCCATTCAATACCTGGCGCCCCTATGGAGGGCGCTGAATGATCACCCTCAGTTGGAAGTGGAGGTCTTTTACGCGTCAAAAGGCGGCGCATCCGAGGCTGTTTTTGACAAGGGCTTTAATATGCCTGTTCAATGGGATGTGGACTTGTTATCGGGCTATCGCCACCATTTTCTTAAAAACCGGCCTTTGACGTGGCTGAACTGGCGTTTCCGGTACCGTTGTCCCGACGTAAAGGAGGCCATACGGCGTGGAGGATTCGATGCATTGCTGCTCCTTGGCAAGGAGTTTAAGGTATATCTCGACGCCTTCGACGCAGCTGTCGGGGCCGGCATCCCTGTCATCTACCGTGCCGACACACCGCCTCAAAAAAGCGGAGTAAAACGGTGGATCGCCGACAGGCACCGGTATTCCTTCTACCGGAACATCGCCGCCTTTGGCTGTGTGGGAGTAACCCAATACGGCTATTACGAGGCCTATGGAATTCCTAGGGAGCGACTGTTTTGGACCCCGTACTGTGTCGATAACCGCTTCTTTACCCTGCCGGATCCAAGGGCGGGGCGAGAACAGATCCGAGCGCAAATGGGATTCTCGCCGTCGCAACGGATTCTCGTTTTTTGCGGGAAGTTGATTCCCCTCAAGCGGTTAGGTGATCTGCTCCAGGCTTTTTCCAGGCTTCCCGATCGGGAACAGTATGGGGTGCTCGTCATCGGGGACGGTCCTCTGCGATCTGAGTGCGAGGAGATGGTTCACCGTGAGCGGCTCGAAGGTGTGCGCTTTGCCGGCTTTAAGAACCAGAGTGATTTGCCGGCCTTATACGCCGCCGGCGATTGTCTCGTATTGCCGTCAAGCAGCGAAACATGGGGACTAGTCGTGAACGAGGCTATGAATCTCGGCCTCCCGATCATCGCCAGTGACGGTGTGGGCTGTGCCCCCGATCTGGTGAGGCTGGGGGAGAACGGTTACGTTTACCCGGTCGGTGACTGGCAGGCCCTTGCTGCGCGCATCCACGAGTTGTTTGTCGATGATGCGAGACGGTTCGCTATGGAAGAGCGATCACGACGGATTGTCGCCGGCTATTCCCTTGAAGCCAATGTGCAAGGAATCTGGTCGGCCTTACAGTTTGCATTGCATCGAAAGGGAGAAGGGGACGGGGGGTAA
- a CDS encoding O-antigen ligase family protein has product MNNYRLFLPTLFASLILTGFVASGWGGAIVVSVLPLVALWVALTRPIGSALPVYLVMFVFVETLKRMIFLFDPADSFAQYLPLAFGHGATLVLGLRGLAERIAGGELDRIDKAFLFYLFTYIAGVLVHEFNRPAFAVIVILYFLPPQLLFFAYRSAGTSAQQVVKMITGLGVVAGAYGAYQFFYGPSPIDLAWAEYSHSFSIQAGNVWRAHIANEIMRPYSFFADHFSYGYFLVAAIISLMITDWPKQIWLRSLVGLFLLFSLALAMTRTPWISLLLSFSIYLILRWTKGSLRGRVVMLVIPVYMALTLLSGWTYDNFFSAEAYDNPLENKVFSLGSLSARKDAAKIFIKSLPEHLVFGEGPTSGLYVLSAKISGSLEQEIENAQTDDGHNFLVHLLFAGGVPGLGAFLVFYFLCLKKALLLGQDRSWLPAVLIGLFLAGVTAGPTFFNAFFLAWCGFACHPFTEGAASERIRGIDGRDSTLHRQFPSHSIPGAPMEGAE; this is encoded by the coding sequence ATGAACAACTACCGGCTCTTTCTGCCAACCCTATTCGCCAGCCTCATATTGACAGGATTTGTTGCCAGCGGTTGGGGGGGCGCCATCGTCGTCTCTGTGCTGCCGTTGGTGGCGCTGTGGGTTGCTTTGACTCGCCCCATTGGGTCGGCGCTTCCTGTATACCTGGTCATGTTCGTCTTCGTTGAGACATTGAAACGAATGATTTTTTTATTCGACCCTGCTGACAGTTTTGCCCAGTACCTTCCCTTGGCCTTTGGGCATGGGGCCACTCTGGTGCTGGGCTTGCGGGGGTTGGCCGAACGGATCGCCGGGGGAGAGCTTGACCGGATAGACAAAGCCTTTCTGTTTTACCTGTTCACCTACATCGCCGGAGTTCTCGTTCACGAATTCAACCGCCCTGCCTTTGCGGTTATCGTCATTCTCTATTTTCTTCCACCCCAATTGCTATTTTTCGCCTACCGATCCGCCGGGACTTCGGCGCAGCAGGTTGTGAAGATGATCACAGGCCTCGGTGTTGTCGCCGGCGCCTACGGCGCCTACCAGTTTTTTTACGGGCCAAGTCCCATTGACCTGGCTTGGGCGGAATACTCTCATTCCTTTTCCATCCAAGCCGGCAATGTGTGGAGAGCCCATATTGCAAATGAAATCATGCGGCCCTATTCCTTTTTTGCCGATCATTTTTCCTACGGCTACTTCCTTGTCGCGGCGATCATCTCTCTCATGATCACTGATTGGCCCAAGCAAATCTGGTTGCGCAGCCTTGTCGGCCTGTTTTTGCTTTTCTCACTGGCGCTGGCGATGACCCGAACCCCTTGGATTTCTTTGCTGCTATCCTTTTCCATCTATTTGATCCTCCGGTGGACCAAAGGATCCCTGCGAGGCAGAGTCGTTATGCTGGTCATCCCTGTCTACATGGCGTTAACCCTGTTGAGCGGATGGACCTATGACAATTTTTTTTCAGCGGAAGCCTATGACAATCCCCTGGAAAACAAAGTCTTCAGCCTTGGCTCATTGAGCGCGCGCAAGGACGCTGCCAAAATATTTATTAAATCCTTGCCAGAACACCTTGTTTTCGGCGAGGGACCCACATCAGGCCTGTATGTCTTGAGCGCAAAAATATCCGGCAGCCTGGAACAAGAGATAGAAAACGCGCAAACCGATGATGGCCACAATTTTCTCGTTCATTTGTTATTTGCCGGCGGCGTTCCCGGTTTAGGCGCTTTTTTGGTTTTCTACTTCCTCTGTCTGAAAAAGGCCCTCCTGTTAGGACAGGATCGTTCCTGGTTGCCGGCGGTGTTGATCGGTCTCTTTCTGGCTGGCGTGACTGCCGGACCCACTTTTTTCAACGCGTTTTTCCTCGCTTGGTGCGGTTTCGCCTGCCATCCCTTCACGGAAGGGGCCGCTTCGGAACGGATAAGGGGTATCGATGGCCGTGATTCGACTTTGCATCGTCAGTTCCCATCCCATTCAATACCTGGCGCCCCTATGGAGGGCGCTGAATGA
- a CDS encoding lipopolysaccharide biosynthesis protein, which translates to MKREWAKGAALALLEQALFSGSNFLFGILLARWLSADLYGAFVLASALFLFLAGIHNALILEPMSVIGPSRHREHLGEYFSLQLRAHFLITLIIAFFVATIGFLFHRALPGNTLLPVIITAGLTLPMTLYYWTYRRQMYISGQIAYAVAGNMLYAGFSLTAVTILHECELLSPALAFLIMGIAGVIAGSLLLVKKDRRRRATGMIGWADLHSTLRENWIFGRWILGSSLLSFGSSQAQTMMLGFWAGAEAAGALQAMMNFILPMMQTVTAASTLMLPALSRDFGEGKLAQLRSKGLSMMLLLTAAGIAYMLLLWTFSDFLVGLVYRGRYAEYVRLVPVVGFVPVITAAAAAYSIILRAIHRPELHFVTNAFQAAAGLLTSLFLISRWGVAGAAYSIVMTYLTAAFMTYILYRKALLVLNEEKVAERTE; encoded by the coding sequence GTGAAACGAGAGTGGGCAAAAGGGGCCGCCTTGGCCCTTTTGGAGCAGGCGTTATTTTCAGGGAGCAATTTTCTATTCGGCATCCTGTTGGCTCGTTGGTTGAGCGCCGACCTTTATGGCGCTTTCGTGTTGGCTTCTGCGCTTTTTCTTTTCTTGGCAGGCATCCACAATGCGCTTATCCTCGAACCGATGAGTGTCATCGGCCCATCCCGGCATAGGGAACACCTGGGCGAGTATTTTTCCCTCCAGTTGCGGGCGCATTTTCTGATCACCCTGATCATCGCTTTTTTTGTCGCGACGATTGGTTTTCTCTTTCACCGCGCCTTGCCTGGGAATACGCTCTTGCCGGTAATCATCACCGCTGGGCTTACCCTGCCCATGACCTTATACTACTGGACTTACCGCAGGCAAATGTATATATCGGGGCAGATCGCCTATGCCGTAGCCGGCAATATGCTGTACGCCGGCTTTTCTCTGACAGCCGTCACCATCCTTCATGAGTGCGAATTGCTTTCCCCGGCTTTGGCTTTCCTGATCATGGGGATCGCAGGGGTGATAGCGGGGTCCTTGTTGCTCGTGAAAAAGGATCGCCGGCGACGGGCGACGGGGATGATCGGATGGGCGGATTTGCATTCGACTCTCCGAGAAAACTGGATATTTGGCCGGTGGATCCTTGGTTCTTCACTGCTTTCCTTCGGCTCATCGCAGGCGCAGACGATGATGCTGGGATTTTGGGCAGGCGCCGAAGCGGCAGGCGCCCTGCAGGCCATGATGAACTTCATCCTTCCCATGATGCAGACGGTCACGGCCGCAAGCACCCTGATGCTGCCTGCTTTATCTCGCGATTTTGGCGAAGGGAAGCTTGCGCAACTGCGAAGCAAGGGCCTTTCAATGATGCTCCTGCTCACCGCCGCAGGCATCGCCTATATGTTACTCTTATGGACTTTCAGCGACTTTCTGGTGGGACTCGTCTACAGAGGGCGTTACGCCGAATACGTCCGGCTGGTCCCTGTTGTCGGTTTCGTTCCGGTGATTACGGCTGCAGCGGCCGCCTATTCGATAATCCTCCGCGCCATCCATCGTCCGGAATTGCATTTTGTCACCAATGCCTTTCAGGCAGCGGCCGGGTTGTTGACGTCGCTCTTTTTGATTTCCCGCTGGGGTGTTGCAGGCGCGGCCTACAGCATCGTTATGACATACCTGACAGCCGCTTTTATGACGTACATACTTTATCGCAAGGCTTTGCTGGTTCTGAACGAAGAAAAGGTTGCGGAGCGAACGGAATGA
- a CDS encoding UDP-glucuronic acid decarboxylase family protein yields MGNLRRKRILVAGGAGFIGSHLCDALIRDGHDVICLDNYYTGRKENVYHLLNHPRFSLVEHDVELPLELDAEEIYDLACPASPVHYSRRPIQTLRTNVLGALNLLELANRKQAKILLASTSEVYGDPEVHPQREDYLGNVNPIGRRACYDEGKRCAETLFFDYRREKGVNIRVVRIFNTYGPRMNNDDGRVISNLIVQALAGGDMTIYGDGSQTRSFCYIDDLIEGMVRMMNGADDFPGPVNLGNPAETTILELASQVRALTGSASRFVFQPRPEDDPKRRRPDIKLAKERLNWTPKTSLDEGLRSTIEFFRSQHVKEEYGKITR; encoded by the coding sequence ATGGGTAATTTGCGAAGAAAACGAATCTTAGTGGCCGGAGGCGCCGGATTCATCGGATCTCATCTCTGTGATGCCTTGATTCGAGATGGGCACGACGTGATTTGTCTGGACAACTACTATACGGGCAGAAAGGAAAATGTATACCATCTCTTAAACCATCCACGGTTTTCGCTCGTCGAGCACGACGTGGAACTCCCCCTCGAACTGGATGCGGAAGAAATTTACGACCTTGCTTGTCCAGCCTCTCCGGTGCACTACAGCCGCAGACCGATCCAAACACTGCGAACCAATGTGCTTGGCGCATTGAATCTTTTGGAACTGGCAAACAGGAAGCAGGCGAAAATTTTGCTGGCCTCGACAAGCGAGGTTTATGGCGATCCAGAGGTTCATCCTCAGAGAGAAGATTATCTCGGCAACGTCAATCCCATTGGACGGCGGGCCTGCTATGACGAAGGTAAGCGTTGCGCCGAGACGCTGTTTTTCGATTACCGCCGAGAGAAGGGAGTAAATATTCGGGTAGTGAGGATATTCAACACCTATGGCCCCCGGATGAACAATGATGATGGACGGGTGATCAGCAATTTAATTGTGCAAGCCCTCGCGGGCGGGGATATGACGATCTATGGAGACGGAAGTCAGACCCGTTCCTTTTGTTATATTGATGACCTTATTGAAGGCATGGTTCGGATGATGAACGGCGCCGATGATTTTCCCGGTCCCGTCAACCTGGGGAATCCGGCGGAAACAACCATCCTGGAACTTGCTTCCCAGGTTCGCGCGCTAACCGGCAGCGCTTCCCGCTTCGTGTTCCAGCCACGACCGGAGGATGATCCGAAAAGACGCCGACCCGACATCAAATTGGCGAAAGAACGGCTCAACTGGACTCCGAAGACTAGCCTCGATGAGGGGTTGCGGTCAACCATCGAATTTTTTCGAAGCCAACACGTAAAGGAGGAGTATGGAAAGATAACGCGGTGA
- a CDS encoding sugar transferase, translating to MNGSPLGKNTIFYREQFMVRCLDLIVGAVIFIIVLPIMLMIAVAIRISSPGPVFFVQKRLSQGGRTFPCFKFRTMVHNAEEVLREALSNDARMKAEWENHFKLKSDPRITPLGRFLRTTSLDELPQIINVLKGEMSLVGPRARPLYEGEGQEDNSLFQLGLTVKPGMTGLWQVSGRSKLNFTQRIELEAWYVQNRSLRLDLMILLKTAVVVIKGDGAY from the coding sequence GTGAACGGCAGCCCCCTCGGCAAAAATACCATTTTTTATCGGGAGCAATTCATGGTGCGTTGCTTGGACCTTATCGTTGGCGCTGTGATATTTATTATCGTGCTTCCCATCATGCTGATGATTGCAGTGGCGATAAGAATATCCTCTCCAGGACCTGTGTTTTTCGTTCAAAAACGCCTCTCCCAAGGGGGAAGGACCTTTCCGTGTTTTAAATTTCGCACCATGGTTCATAACGCGGAAGAGGTGTTAAGGGAAGCCTTAAGCAATGATGCGCGTATGAAGGCGGAGTGGGAGAATCATTTTAAGTTAAAAAGTGATCCGCGAATAACCCCATTAGGTCGGTTTTTGCGGACAACGAGTCTTGATGAACTCCCGCAGATTATCAATGTGCTCAAAGGTGAGATGAGCCTTGTCGGACCAAGAGCGCGCCCCCTGTATGAGGGGGAGGGGCAGGAGGATAATTCACTATTTCAACTTGGGCTGACAGTGAAACCGGGGATGACTGGTTTATGGCAGGTCTCAGGAAGAAGCAAGCTCAATTTCACTCAGCGGATTGAACTGGAAGCATGGTATGTCCAAAATCGGTCCCTCCGGTTGGATTTGATGATTCTGTTGAAAACAGCAGTTGTTGTGATTAAAGGAGATGGAGCGTACTGA
- a CDS encoding GumC family protein, producing MARNEGFFLWQYFEALKKHRWMIVFTTSLSFVITTLVSFFVLSPAYEAKLVLLILRAGDTKQIGSSANFNLEEVISSASKMPEFTMQSYVAQVQTDTVLQRVIDSMRLKEHDTTRLKSQVTASMIKDTNLIEVKAVDADPEFARDLANTLGNEFAEYMTEMNLQKLTKSGYLLEQQANEEEKMLQKAMEDLNNFLAQPRNSNVLDQEAKNLTDLLTRYGNAKIQAEIEVQQIGAQIIELERQLEETPQKIQCADHRSLQSTDHPVVPRVTEEINPVYTMLKTELTQKASQLAGKKAELRTLVASIGEIEKKWATIQEEMAPKQTEYERLKREVERHTNTRNLLMEKVTEIRIARFINQGETTVKVASPAITPTTPFKPNKKKNMLLGFLIGMILSSVLAIMLEFPGEIMKKKEKET from the coding sequence ATGGCACGCAACGAGGGTTTTTTCTTATGGCAATACTTTGAGGCCTTAAAAAAGCACAGGTGGATGATCGTTTTTACCACATCCTTGTCCTTTGTGATAACGACGCTGGTTAGTTTCTTTGTTCTTTCTCCGGCCTACGAGGCCAAACTGGTATTGCTCATCTTAAGGGCGGGCGATACGAAGCAAATCGGATCTTCCGCTAATTTCAATCTGGAAGAGGTCATCTCTTCGGCATCGAAGATGCCTGAGTTTACCATGCAATCCTACGTCGCCCAGGTGCAAACCGATACGGTGCTGCAACGGGTGATCGACAGCATGCGACTGAAAGAACATGACACAACGCGGCTGAAAAGTCAGGTGACCGCTTCCATGATCAAGGACACCAACCTGATAGAAGTGAAGGCTGTCGACGCCGATCCGGAGTTTGCCAGGGACTTGGCCAATACGCTCGGAAATGAATTTGCCGAATATATGACAGAAATGAACCTGCAGAAGCTGACAAAATCGGGATACCTGTTGGAGCAGCAGGCCAATGAAGAGGAAAAAATGCTGCAGAAAGCCATGGAGGACCTGAACAATTTTCTCGCTCAGCCAAGAAACTCGAATGTGCTCGATCAGGAGGCAAAAAACCTGACCGATTTGCTGACCCGATATGGAAATGCGAAAATACAGGCGGAAATTGAAGTGCAGCAAATTGGCGCGCAAATCATCGAATTGGAGAGGCAACTTGAGGAAACGCCACAGAAGATCCAGTGTGCTGATCACAGAAGCCTTCAAAGCACCGATCATCCCGTTGTCCCCAGGGTAACGGAAGAAATCAACCCGGTGTACACGATGTTGAAAACGGAATTGACCCAAAAGGCGTCCCAACTGGCAGGAAAAAAGGCAGAACTGAGAACGCTGGTTGCGTCGATCGGAGAGATCGAAAAAAAATGGGCAACCATCCAAGAAGAAATGGCGCCGAAGCAGACGGAGTATGAACGTTTAAAGCGGGAAGTGGAACGGCACACAAATACGCGCAATCTGCTCATGGAGAAGGTGACGGAGATCCGGATCGCCCGTTTCATCAATCAGGGAGAAACAACAGTTAAGGTGGCGTCTCCTGCCATCACTCCCACAACCCCCTTCAAACCGAACAAAAAGAAGAACATGTTGCTCGGTTTTTTGATAGGCATGATCCTATCTTCAGTTCTTGCCATCATGCTGGAATTTCCCGGGGAAATCATGAAGAAAAAAGAGAAAGAAACCTAG